TGCACCTGTCGCACCACTTCCACAACGAGCAGGGCAACTACGGCATCACCAACTACTTCTGGGACCGCCTCTTCGGGACCTTCTACGAGAAGTCGGGTGACAAGCCCAAGAGCCCCACCGTCTTCAACCTGGGCTACACGGCCGAGGAGGCCCAGCGGTATCCCTGGGTGGACCGGCTCTCCGGCGGCACCCGCGGTGACGGCCACCCGCGCCGCTTCTGGGAGAACCAGGCCGCCGCCCAGACGCCGCCGGAGCCCGCGACGCGACAGGAAAGCTGACGGCCAGGCACCCGCCTGAATCCCCCAAGCCCCCTCCCTCACCCAGAGGCTGGGGGCTTTTGACGGACCGCATCTACGAAGGGCTTCGTTGACATCTACGAACCCATTCGTAATATAGGTCCAGGCAATCGAGTCACGGAAGGAAGCATCATGAGTGAGACGAAGCTGCCGCGTCCCACGGATGGGGAGCTGGCCATCCTGCGGGTCCTCTGGGCGCGCGGCGACAGCACGGTGCGCGAGGTGCACGAAGCCCTCACCCGCGACGAGCCGGAGGGCACCGGGTACACGACGGTGCTGAAGCTGATGCAAATCATGACGGAGAAGGGGTTGGTGGAGCGTGACGAGTCCCAGCGCGCGCACGTGTACCGGCCCCGGGCCACGGAGCAGCGCACCCAGCGGCAGCTGGTGACGGACCTGGTGGACCGCGCCTTCGGTGGCTCTCCGGCGCGGCTGGCGATGCAGGCCTTGTCGTCGAAGAAGACGCGTCCCGAGGAACTGGCGGAGCTGCGCCGGCTGCTCGACACCCTGGAAGGAGGCGAGGAATGAGCCGGCTGCTGATGGAGTCCCTGGGGTGGGCGCTGCTGCACTCGCTCTGGCAGGGCACGCTGGTGGCGCTGACGCTGGCGGTGGCGCTCGTCACGGTGGGGCGGCGCGCGGCGCATGCGCGTTACGCGCTGGCCTGTGGGGCGCTGGTGCTCGCGCTCGCGTTGCCGGTGGCCTCCGGGTGGAAGCACTTCCACGGCGCGCCCGCGCGAGTGGCGGTGGACACCTCCGTGCCGCGCGCGCAGTCCCTGCCCTCGGCGCAGGGAGCGCGGGGCCTGGAGGAGACGGTGACGCAGGTGGCGCGGTCCGCCTGGCGAGTGGCGCCCGGCGCGGCGACGCCCGCATGGATTGACGCGGACATGGCCGAGGACGGCGCCGCGAGCGGCTTCGAGAGCACGCTGCTGACGGGCCTGGGCTCTTTCCTGGTCATGGCCGGCCTGCTGCTGCAACGCGCGCTGTCCCAGGTGGAAGCGCACCTGCACTGGCTGGTGTTGGCGTGGGTGGCGGGCGTGGGCCTGTCCTCCGGGCGGATGGCGGCGGAGTGGATGAAGCTGCGCCGGATGGCGGACCGGGCCCTGCCCGCGCCCGAGGCGTGGCAGGAGCGGCTGGACGCCCTGTCGCGACGCCTGGGCCTGCGCCGCGCGGTGCGGCTGCTCCAGTCCTCCGACGTGGACGTGCCCGCCGCGGTGGGCTGGCTGTCGCCCGTGGTGCTCCTGCCCGTGTCCACCCTGGCGGGCCTTCCTGCTCGGCAGCTGGAGATGGTGCTGGCCCATGAGCTGGCCCACATCCGCCGTCATGACTTCGCGGTGAACCTGGCGCAGGTGCTGGTGGAGACGCTGCTCTTCTTCCACCCGGCGGTCCGCTGGATTTCCCACGTCATCCGCGTCGAGCGGGAGCACTGCTGCGACGACGTCGCGGTGGCCGCCAGCGGCAACTCCGTCTCCTACGCCCGGGCGCTGACGGCGCTCGAGACGCTCCGCGTGCTGCCGGGAGCGCCGAGCCCCGCCATGTCCGCGCTGGGCGGCTCGTTGCCGGAGCGCGTGCGGCGGCTCATCACCCTGCCCACGTCGCGCTGCGCCTCGCGCTGGGCGGCGGGTGCCTCCGTGCTCACCCTGGTCAGCAGCCTGGCCGTGGCCGCGCCGCTGACGTCGCTCCTGCTGGGACAGACGGACGCCGCGCCGCAACCGGGCGACGAGCCCGTCCTCAGCCAGCCTCCGCCCATCCCGGCGCTCTCGCTCGCCCCGTCGACGCCGCCCGCGCCCACACCCGTGGCACCGCCCGCGCCCCCGGCGCCTCCCGCTCCTCCGGCCAGTGTCGCGGCCGTGGCGCTCCAGTCAGCCCCGGGCCCCACCCCGCCACCTGCGCCTCCGGCGCGGAGCCTGGGCTCGCGCGCCCAGCGTGAGTTGGACCAGCAGACGCGGGTCGGCGCGGGGCAGCAGCTCTCCGTGGCGCAGCTCATCGCGCTCAAGAACGCGGGCATCACCCCGGAGCGCGTGCAGCAACTGACGGCCATGGGCTACACGCCGACCGTCTCCAACCTCGTGAGGATGAGCCACGCTGGCATCACCCCCGACTACGTCCAGGACATGAACACGCGCTTCGGCCGGAAGCTGGAAGCGAACGAACTGACGCGCCTGCGGCACCTGGGCGTCACGCCCGAGTACATCCAGTCCCTCAAGTCCGCGGGCTTCAACGTCGATGACCCGAAGGCCCTGTCCCACGCGCGCGCCGTCGGCGTGGACGAGGACTTCGTCCGTGGCCTCAAGGACGCTGGCTACACCGGCATGTCGCTGGAGGAGCTCGCCCACCTGCGCGCCGTGGGCGTGAACCCCGAGTACATCCGGGAGATGAACAAGCACGGCCTGTCGAAGCTGAAGGCCCGGGAGCTGATGCAGCTTCGCGCCGTGGGCGTGGACCCGGGCTGGCTCGCCAGCATTCGCAAGGCGGGCGTGCAGACGATGGATACGAAGGAGCTCCAGCGGCTGCGCGCCACCGGCGTGGACGCCCACTTCCTGGGTGAGCTCCACAACGCAGGCCTGAAGGACCTCTCCGTCGACGAACTGGTGCGGCTGCGCACCGGCGGCGTGGACGCGGACTTCATCCGGAAGATGCGCGGCACCGGCTCGAAGTAAGCCGTTCGTCCCGCGCCCCATCACCCAACACGTCTCGATTGCCCCCCGCTCGGCGCGCGTCCCATCCGACGCGCGCCGCACGGGAGGCGTCTACCCAAAGGAGCCCACCATGCGTCTCATGTCGTCACGCCTGTCCCTCGTGGCCCTGTTGTTGATGGCCACCTCCGCCGTCGCGGCCTCTTCCACCTTCGAGCCTCGCGGCACCTGGTCGGCCTCGCCCAAGAGCAGCGACCCCTCCACCCTGAACCTCCAGCTCCACCAAGGCCCGCACCGCAACATGGGCTTCACGGAACCCCTGGCGTCCTTCCAGGGACTGTCCACCACGGACGGCGCCACCACCTTCACCCTGCCGCGCGAGGCCGGCACCTTCCGCTTCGAAGGCCAGTTCCAGGACGGCCAGGGCGCGGGCCACTACCGCTTCGATGCCAGCAACGACTTCCTCAAGAAGATGGCCACGCTGGGCTACTCGGACATCACGCCCGAGGTGCAGTTCCAGCTGGCGGCGACCAACGTCACGACGGCCCGCATCCAGGCCCTGGCCGCGCTGGGCTACAAGCAGCTCAGCACGGAGGAGCTCATCCAGGTGGGCATCTTCGGCGTGACGCCCGAGTACGCGCGCGGCCTGTCCGACGCGGGCTACTCCGGGCTGTCGTT
This genomic window from Myxococcus virescens contains:
- a CDS encoding M56 family metallopeptidase, which produces MSRLLMESLGWALLHSLWQGTLVALTLAVALVTVGRRAAHARYALACGALVLALALPVASGWKHFHGAPARVAVDTSVPRAQSLPSAQGARGLEETVTQVARSAWRVAPGAATPAWIDADMAEDGAASGFESTLLTGLGSFLVMAGLLLQRALSQVEAHLHWLVLAWVAGVGLSSGRMAAEWMKLRRMADRALPAPEAWQERLDALSRRLGLRRAVRLLQSSDVDVPAAVGWLSPVVLLPVSTLAGLPARQLEMVLAHELAHIRRHDFAVNLAQVLVETLLFFHPAVRWISHVIRVEREHCCDDVAVAASGNSVSYARALTALETLRVLPGAPSPAMSALGGSLPERVRRLITLPTSRCASRWAAGASVLTLVSSLAVAAPLTSLLLGQTDAAPQPGDEPVLSQPPPIPALSLAPSTPPAPTPVAPPAPPAPPAPPASVAAVALQSAPGPTPPPAPPARSLGSRAQRELDQQTRVGAGQQLSVAQLIALKNAGITPERVQQLTAMGYTPTVSNLVRMSHAGITPDYVQDMNTRFGRKLEANELTRLRHLGVTPEYIQSLKSAGFNVDDPKALSHARAVGVDEDFVRGLKDAGYTGMSLEELAHLRAVGVNPEYIREMNKHGLSKLKARELMQLRAVGVDPGWLASIRKAGVQTMDTKELQRLRATGVDAHFLGELHNAGLKDLSVDELVRLRTGGVDADFIRKMRGTGSK
- a CDS encoding 4-hydroxy-3-methylbut-2-enyl diphosphate reductase, yielding MRLMSSRLSLVALLLMATSAVAASSTFEPRGTWSASPKSSDPSTLNLQLHQGPHRNMGFTEPLASFQGLSTTDGATTFTLPREAGTFRFEGQFQDGQGAGHYRFDASNDFLKKMATLGYSDITPEVQFQLAATNVTTARIQALAALGYKQLSTEELIQVGIFGVTPEYARGLSDAGYSGLSFKELVEGRIHRVTPQRVKEFSSVGFAKLPWNQLTAMSIHGVTPDFVKQMRELGFQGTDADDVIAFRIHRVTPDFVKQMRELGFKDLTQDQILAFRIHGVTPDFVKQMREAGYPNVTPDELVALRIHGIDRVFIRDMSGTAPKKK
- a CDS encoding BlaI/MecI/CopY family transcriptional regulator, which codes for MSETKLPRPTDGELAILRVLWARGDSTVREVHEALTRDEPEGTGYTTVLKLMQIMTEKGLVERDESQRAHVYRPRATEQRTQRQLVTDLVDRAFGGSPARLAMQALSSKKTRPEELAELRRLLDTLEGGEE